The proteins below are encoded in one region of Hordeum vulgare subsp. vulgare chromosome 3H, MorexV3_pseudomolecules_assembly, whole genome shotgun sequence:
- the LOC123445533 gene encoding carotenoid 9,10(9',10')-cleavage dioxygenase 1-like gives MVALASTYIQPPPHICRCSSSSRRSPPITRPNATRFSTHIKTTPYLKELQRHLTVRLGEASDAMSNAYKALLDAFVESTFTFSDQLLRPTESNFAPVDEVGERIKIMEIEGTIPADFPEGVYIRNGSNPLFGALHTVSSIFGQTEDIWVEGEGMLHALYFSRSSVDGTAAWSLSYGNRYVQSDSYTVENARRRPCFLSVTKGNRLAMLAASLLNMLRFGKVMRSMSNTSVFMHAGRVFAAAENDIPHELNLQSLDTIASWSIGGDWILPFTAHPKVVPESGELVISGINIMKPYLTIGLVSEDGMKLEQMVDLKLDRCTFCHEIGITKMYNIIMDMPLTLSASRILRAAPLMEYEKESYARIGVMPRNGDAESVIWFDVEPFCTMHLVNCFEEGDEVVVRGFRVPASIIMGPMLQHNKVSGDQEMNEEYFSRLYEWRLNLKSKAVAGEWLTGTDVAMEFPVINDKYVGLHHRYAYAQVVNVEGSMAGGCGTVRPKFGGFAKLYLDQEIKESCGDSIHVEYHHLETNQFCSGAIFVAKEDALHEDDGWIISFVHDEGTNISQAHIIDARRFESGPVAKITLPQRVPYGFHGAFVSKT, from the exons ATGGTAGCTCTAGCATCCACCTATATCCAGCCACCGCCACACATCTGcaggtgcagcagcagcagcagaagaagCCCACCCATCACACGGCCTAATGCGACTCGCTTCTCTACGCACATCAAAACCACG CCATATCTGAAGGAGCTTCAGCGACATCTTACCGTCAGACTTGGAGAGGCGTCAGATGCCATGAGCAATGCTTACAAGGCACTCCTGGATGCATTTGTTGAATCCACTTTCACATTCAGTGATCAGCTCCTGCGCCCCACCGAG AGCAATTTTGCACCGGTCGATGAAGTCGGTGAAaggataaagatcatggagatagAAGGAACAATCCCTGCAGACTTTCCAGAGGGTGTCTATATTAGAAATG GTTCGAACCCTCTGTTCGGAGCCCTGCACACGGTGAGCTCCATCTTTGGGCAGACCGAAGACATCTGGGTGGAGGGAGAAGGCATGCTCCACGCCCTCTACTTCAGCCGGAGCAGCGTCGACGGCACCGCCGCCTGGTCCTTGTCCTACGGCAACCGCTACGTGCAATCCGACAGTTACACAGTCGAAAACGCTCGCCGACGGCCATGCTTTCTCTCAGTCACAAAAGGGAATCGTCTCGCCATGCTCGCTGCAAGCCTTCTAAACATG CTGAGGTTTGGAAAAGTGATGCGGAGCATGAGCAATACCAGTGTGTTCATGCATGCCGGCAGAGTCTTCGCGGCTGCAGAGAATGACATTCCCCATGAGCTGAACTTGCAAAGCCTTGACACGATCGCAAGCTGGTCCATCGGCGGAGACTGGATCCTGCCGTTCACAGCACACCCGAAG GTTGTTCCTGAGTCAGGAGAGTTGGTAATCTCAGGGATCAACATTATGAAACCCTACCTAACGATTGGACTTGTCTCAG AGGATGGAATGAAGCTCGAGCAAATGGTTGATCTTAAGCTAGACAGATGCACATTTTGCCATGAAATAGGGATAACTAAAAT GTACAACATTATCATGGATATGCCACTTACCCTAAGCGCAAGTAGGATTCTACGAGCAGCCCC TTTGATGGAATACGAGAAGGAAAGCTATGCAAGAATCGGGGTCATGCCCCGTAACGGAGATGCAGAGTCAGTAATATGGTTTGATGTAGAACCATTCTGCACAATGCATCTTGTCAACTGCTTCGAGGAAGGTGATGAG GTTGTTGTCAGGGGATTTCGTGTGCCAGCTTCTATCATCATGGGTCCAATGCTTCAGCACAACAAAGTGTCTGGTGATCAAGAAATGAATGAGGAATACTTCTCTCGCTTGTACGAGTGGAGACTGAACTTGAAATCCAAGGCAGTTGCAGGAGAATGGCTAACCGGGACAGATGTCGCTATGGAATTCCCGGTTATCAATGACAAGTATGTTGGCTTGCATCACAGGTACGCATACGCACAGGTGGTGAACGTGGAAGGGAGTATGGCTGGTGGTTGTGGAACAG TGAGACCAAAGTTTGGAGGTTTTGCAAAACTATATCTTGACCAAGAAATCAAG GAGTCTTGTGGAGATTCAATCCATGTGGAGTACCACCACCTTGAAACAAATCAATTCTGCTCAGGAGCAATTTTTGTGGCGAAAGAGGATGCGCTACATGAGGATGATGGATGGATAATCTCTTTTGTGCACGATGAGGGCACAAATATATCACAG GCACATATTATCGACGCACGAAGATTTGAGAGTGGGCCAGTTGCTAAAATAACATTGCCACAAAGAGTACCCTATGGCTTTCATGGAGCATTTGTCTCAAAAACTTAA
- the LOC123440952 gene encoding probable methyltransferase At1g27930, producing the protein MKPPGRLATAAAAALLVAASLLVATLLTSPLPLLPLLPCLPAVTAPSGDGYAPAGLAALADAALYYATTPTVPQQSRDEISLSLAVLRRRAPLRLLVFGLGHDSPLWHALNPGGVTVFLEEDPEWYRVVRAQSPFLRAHLVRYRTRLDHADILFRSYRNFATCVPGASADAPVRVRGNAECPLALHNLPPEVYQHEWDMLMVDAPKGYFPSAPGRMAAIWTAAAMARARRGEGDTDVFLHDVDRRVERMYAEEFLCERFRVGGTGRLWHFRIPPVSRRNATAAGGGDKRPFC; encoded by the coding sequence ATGAAGCCCCCCGGCCGCCTCGCCACCGCCGCGGCCGCCGCGCTGCTCGTCGCGGCGTCGCTGCTGGTCGCCACCCTCCTCACCTCGCCGCTGCCGCTCCTCCCCCTGCTCCCGTGCCTGCCGGCCGTCACGGCGCCCTCGGGCGACGGGTACGCGCCCGCGGGCCTCGCCGCGCTCGCCGACGCCGCCCTCTACTACGCCACCACGCCCACCGTCCCGCAGCAGTCGCGCGACGAGATCTCGCTCTCCCTCGCCGTGCTGCGCCGCCGCGCGCCGCTGCGGCTGCTGGTGTTCGGCCTGGGCCACGACTCGCCGCTCTGGCACGCGCTCAACCCCGGCGGCGTCACCGTCTTCCTCGAGGAGGACCCGGAGTGGTACCGCGTCGTGCGCGCGCAGTCGCCGTTCCTGCGCGCCCACCTGGTCCGCTACCGCACGCGCCTCGACCACGCCGACATCCTCTTCCGCTCCTACAGGAACTTCGCCACCTGCGTCCCCGGCGCCAGCGCCGACGCCCCCGTGCGGGTCCGCGGCAACGCCGAATGCCCGCTGGCGCTGCACAACCTGCCGCCGGAGGTGTACCAGCACGAGTGGGACATGCTCATGGTGGACGCGCCCAAGGGGTACTTCCCGTCGGCGCCCGGAAGGATGGCGGCGATAtggacggcggcggcgatggcgcgggcgaggcgcggcgagggggacaCCGACGTGTTCCTGCACGACGTGGACCGCAGGGTGGAGAGGATGTACGCCGAGGAGTTCCTCTGCGAGAGGTTCAGGGTGGGAGGGACCGGCCGGCTCTGGCACTTCAGGATACCGCCGGTGTCACGGCGGAACGccacggcggccggcggcggcgacaaGAGGCCTTTTTGCTGA